The DNA sequence AGCTCGGCGAGCGGGTCGAGGTGCCCGGCCACCCACTGGGCTCCGGTCCCCCGGACCTGTTCGGCGAGCCCTTCGGGCGCGTCGCCGAGCGACCAGGTGGCGGTGCCGGGCGCCGAGACGCTGATGGGGCCGTGCCGGTATTCCATGGCCGGGTAGGACTCGGCCCAGGCCAGGGCGGCTTCGCGCATCTTCAGCGCGGCCTCGTTGGCGAGTCCGACGCTCCAGCCGCGCCCGAGGAAGGTGAACTGACCCCGGGTCTCGAGCTCCGCGGGGAGCGGGTCGGCGAGGGCGGCGCGCGCGTCGGCGACGACGGACGGGCTGTGCAGGCCCACGTGGGCGCGCAGCAGGGTGAGGGCAGTGGTGGCGAAGCGGGTCTGGACGACGGACTGCTCGTCGGCGAAGTCGAGTACGACGAGGTCGTCGGCGAGGGTGATGACGGGGGTGGCGGGGTCCCCGATGACGGCGGTGGTGGGCACGCCCGCGTCCCGGAGCCCCGCCAGCAGGTCGAGGACCTCGGTGGTGGTTCCGGACCGGGTCAGCGCGACGACCCGGTCGTAGCGCCGGTGGCGGGGGAACTCCGAGGCGGGGAAGGCGTCGGTCTCGCCCTGCCCGGCCTCCTCGCGCAACACGGCGGCGGCCTGGGCCATGTAGTACGAGGTCCCGCATCCGACGATCGCGGTACGCTCCCCCGGCCGCGGCAGCACCGCCCGGTGATCCGGGGCCAGTTCGGCGGCCCGCTCCCAGCATGCGGGCTGCGTGCCCAACTCGTACGCGACATGGCTCATGGCGGCTCCCTAGCGCGGTGCGTGCACCCCTGAATGCGTGTTCCTGCAAGATAGTGGGCTCTTTCACGCAACTTCAAGCATCTCAGGGATGATCCCTTGCGTTAATCTCGACGCGTAGGCCAAGAGTGGGCGTCGAAGCGAACAGCGAAGCGACCACCGCAGACGCGATCGAAGACACGACCGAAGACGAGACCGAAAGGGCGGCCGATGACCCGCAAGGAACGCTGGCAGACACTGCTGGACCTGCTGGTGGAGCGGGGCGAGCTGGAAGTGGAGCCCGCCGCCGAGGCCCTCGGCGTGTCCGCCGCCACCATCCGGCGCGATCTCGACCAGCTCGCCGAGCAGCAGCTGCTGGTTCGCACGCGAGGCGGAGCGGTCCTGCACGGGGTCTCGTACGAACTCCCGCTGCGCTACCGGACCTCGCGCCGGGCCGCCGAGAAGAGCCGCATCAGCGAGACCGTCGCGGCGCTGATCGTCCCGGGCGAGGTGATCGGCCTGACCGGCGGCACCACGACCACCGAGGTGGCGCGGGCGCTGGCCGCCCGCCCCGACCTCGCCACCGGCTCTCCCGCCCTCACCGTGGTCACCAACGCGCTGAACATCGCCGGCGAGCTGGTCATCAGACCGCAGTTCAAGATCGTGCTCACCGGCGGCGTGGCCCGGCCCCAGTCCTACGAGCTCACGGGTCCCCTCGCCATGGAGGTGCTCGGGCAGCTCTCCGTGGACACCGCCGTCGTCGGCGTGGACGCCTTCGACCCGGCCGACGGGGCCGCAACCCGGCACGAGGACGAGGCCGCCATGAACCGGCTGCTCTGCGAGCGCGCCCGCCGCGTGGTGATCGCGGCCGACTCGAGCAAGCTGGGCGTCCGCGCCTTCGCCCGCATCGTCTCGACCGACGCCGTGGACGTGCTGGTCACGGACACCGGCCTGTCCCCGTCGGTGGCCGAGGCCTTCGAGGCGGCGGGCGTGGAGGTCATCCGCGCCTGAGCACACGGCCGGGGGCGGTCGGCCGGGCACGGTCAGCCGGGGCGCGGTCGGCCCGGCCCGGGGCTGCCCATCCGGGGCGCCCTAGACTCCCCGGATGGCAGACGATCTTCTCCGGCTCACCGTCCTGGGCAGCGCGACGCCCTACCCCCGCGCCGACAACCCCTGCTCCGGCTACCTGCTCGAAAGCGGCGGCGCCCGGGTCTGGGTCGACGCGGGCAGCGGAACCCTGGGACCGCTGCAACGGCACGTCGGACTCGGTGAGCTCGACGCGATATGGATCTCGCACCTGCACGCCGACCACACGGCCGACCTGCTGACCGCGTACTACGGCCTGCTGTACGCCGACGTACGGCGGCCCGCGCCGCTCCCCCTCTACGGGCCGCCCGGCATCGCCGACCGGCTGGCGGGGTTCCTCACCAACGGCCCGGACCGCAGCCCGGTCGAGGCGGCCTTCGAGGTCCACGAGCTCTACGACGGCCACCGCGCGCGGGCCGGAGCCCTCGGCCTCACCAGCCGGGCGGTGTCCCACGGCATGCCCGCCTTCGCGCTGCGCGCCGAGTCGGGGGGCCGGTCCCTCGTGTACTCCGGGGACACGGCGCCCTGTTCGGCCCTGACCCGGTTCGCCGAGGACTGCACGCTCCTGCTCTGCGAGGCCGACAGCTCGGCGCACCCGGCGGACGGCGAACCGGTGCACCACACCCCCGAGGAGGCCGGGGACACCGCCCGCGCGGCCCGCGCCGGGCGGCTGGTCCTCACACACGTCGGCCGGGACATGGATCCGGCCGAGGCGGTGTCCCGCGCCGGCGCACGCTACTCCGGGCCCGTGGACCACGCCGCGCCCGGCGCCGTCTTCACGGTCGGGCAGGGCGCCGGGCCGGTCCTCGAGCAGGCCCTCGAGCAGGCCTTCGGTGGGGCCGTCGGTTAGGCCCGGGACTCCCTCGGTCAGTGTTCCGGGAGCCGGTCCGCCTCACGGGTCAGGGCCGCCAGGACCGGGGCGATCAGCGGGTGCGCCTCGGCGCCGCGCCGGGTGGCGGCGAAGACGCGGCGGGTGGGCGCGGGACCGGACACCGGGCGGACCCGGACCTCCTTGAGGTCCATGCCGCGCAGCGCCGAGCGCGGCACGAGAGCCACTCCGGCGCCGGCGCCGACCAGGGCCACCACGGCCCGGAAGTCGTCGGAGGAGTGCACCAACCGGGGCTGGAACCCTGCCAGTTCGCAGGCGAGGAGCATCACGTCGTGGCAGGGGTTGCCGGGGTACTGGCCCACCCAGTCCGCATCGGAGAGGTCGGCCAGGGACACCTCGGGCAGGTCCCCGAGCGGGTGTCCGGCCGGGAGGACCGCGTCGAAGGGCTCGGCGTAGAGCGGGAGCACGGACAGCCGGCCGTCGTCGGCGCCCGGGGCTCCCCGGTACTCCACGGCCAGCGCCAGGTCCGCCTCCCCGTCGAGCAGGAGCAGCAGGCTCTGGTCGCCCTCCGCGTCGCGTACGCGCAGCCGGATCCCGGGGTGGTCCGCGGCGAGCCGGGTGATGGCGGGGGCCAGTACCTCGGCGATGCCGGTGGCGAAGGCGGCCACGGTGACCTCGCCCGCCGAGCCGCCCGCGTAGGCGGCGAGTTCCGCTTCCGCCCGCTCCAGCTGTGCGAGCACCTCGTGGGCGTGCCCGAGCAGGATCTGCCCTGCCGCGGTGAGCCGGACGCCCCGGCCGCTGCGGGTCAGCAGGGCATGCCCGGTCTCCTGCTCCAGCGCCGCGAGCTGCTGGGAGACGGCGGAGGGGGTGAGGTAGAGGGCTGCGGCCGCGGCGGTCACCGTACGGTGGTCCGCGACGGCCCGCAGGATGCGCAGCCTCCGTGGGTCGATCACGCTGCCATTCTCGCAGGCCGCGGGGCCCTGCCGGGCCGACCGAACGGGCGGGAGGGGCCCGATCCGGTGTGAACCGAGTCGGGGGTCACGCCCTCCGGCCGGGTGCGTGGCCCGGACCGCGCGGGGTGCTGTCCCCTACCCGCCCTTCGCCCGTTCCCCGGGCTCTGCCCGGACCCGTCCTGGGGCTCCGCCCCAGACCCGGTCCTCAAACGCCGGACGGCTGGATTTGCTGCGCACGGGGGCCGGACCGGGCTCAGTTCTCGGCGCCCGTCAGGGCAGCCCGCGCGTCGATGAACGCCGCGATCGCGCGTTCCACGTCGGCCGTGGAGTGCGCGGCCGAGAGCTGGACGCGGATCCGCGCGGCGCCCATCGGCACCACCGGGTAGGAGAAGCCGATCACGTAGACCCCGCGCTCCAGCAGGAGTTCCGCCATCTTGGCCGCCTCCGCCGCGTCGCCGATCATCACGGGGGCGATGGCGTGGTCGCCGGGCAGGATCTCGAAGCCCGCCTCGGTCATCTTCGTACGGAAGAGCGCGGTGTTGGCGGCGAGCCGCTCGCGCAGGTCGTCGGCCGACTCCAGCAGGTCCAGGACCTTGAGGGAGGCCGCCGCGATGACCGGGGCGAGGGAGTTGGAGAAGAGGTACGGGCGCGAGCGCTGGCGCAGCAGTTCCACGATCTCGGCGCGCGCCGCGACGTAGCCGCCGGAGGCTCCGCCCAGCGCCTTGCCGAGGGTGCCGGTGATGATGTCCACGCGGTCCATGACCCCGTGCAGTTCGGGGGTGCCGCGGCCACCGGGGCCGACGAAGCCGACGGCGTGCGAGTCGTCGACCATGACCATGGCGTCGTAGCGCTCCGCGAGGTCGCAGATCCCGGCGAGCGGGGCGACGTAGCCGTCCATGGAGAACACGCCGTCGGTGACGATCAGCTTGCGGCGGGCGCCGCCCTCGGTGGCCTCCTTGAGCCGGGTCTCCAGCTCCGCCATGTCGCGGTTGGCGTAGCGGAAGCGGCGGGCCTTGGAGAGGCGGATGCCGTCGATGATCGAGGCGTGGTTGAGGGCGTCGGAGATCACCGCGTCCTCGGGGCCGAGGATGGTCTCGAAGACTCCGCCGTTGGCGTCGAAGCAGGAGGAGTAGAGGATCGTGTCCTCCTGGCCGAGGAAGGCGGAGAGCCTCGCCTCCAGCTCCTTGTGCACCTCCTGCGTACCGCAGATGAAGCGCACGGAGGCCATTCCGTAGCCCCAGCGGTCCAGGGCCTCCTTCGCCGCGGTGACCACCTCGGGGTGGTCGGCGAGGCCGAGGTAGTTGTTGGCGCAGAAGTTGAGGACCTCACCAGCGGCGCCGCCCGAGGTCACCGCGACGGCGGCGTTCTGCGGGGTGCCGATGACGCGCTCGGGCTTGTGCAGACCCGCGGCGCGGATCTCATCGAGGGTCGTA is a window from the Streptomyces sp. NBC_01244 genome containing:
- a CDS encoding SIS domain-containing protein, which translates into the protein MSHVAYELGTQPACWERAAELAPDHRAVLPRPGERTAIVGCGTSYYMAQAAAVLREEAGQGETDAFPASEFPRHRRYDRVVALTRSGTTTEVLDLLAGLRDAGVPTTAVIGDPATPVITLADDLVVLDFADEQSVVQTRFATTALTLLRAHVGLHSPSVVADARAALADPLPAELETRGQFTFLGRGWSVGLANEAALKMREAALAWAESYPAMEYRHGPISVSAPGTATWSLGDAPEGLAEQVRGTGAQWVAGHLDPLAELVRVHRLAVAVAAHQGLDPDAPRNLTRSVILTTGEEAVR
- a CDS encoding DeoR/GlpR family DNA-binding transcription regulator; translation: MTRKERWQTLLDLLVERGELEVEPAAEALGVSAATIRRDLDQLAEQQLLVRTRGGAVLHGVSYELPLRYRTSRRAAEKSRISETVAALIVPGEVIGLTGGTTTTEVARALAARPDLATGSPALTVVTNALNIAGELVIRPQFKIVLTGGVARPQSYELTGPLAMEVLGQLSVDTAVVGVDAFDPADGAATRHEDEAAMNRLLCERARRVVIAADSSKLGVRAFARIVSTDAVDVLVTDTGLSPSVAEAFEAAGVEVIRA
- a CDS encoding MBL fold metallo-hydrolase; its protein translation is MADDLLRLTVLGSATPYPRADNPCSGYLLESGGARVWVDAGSGTLGPLQRHVGLGELDAIWISHLHADHTADLLTAYYGLLYADVRRPAPLPLYGPPGIADRLAGFLTNGPDRSPVEAAFEVHELYDGHRARAGALGLTSRAVSHGMPAFALRAESGGRSLVYSGDTAPCSALTRFAEDCTLLLCEADSSAHPADGEPVHHTPEEAGDTARAARAGRLVLTHVGRDMDPAEAVSRAGARYSGPVDHAAPGAVFTVGQGAGPVLEQALEQAFGGAVG
- a CDS encoding LysR family transcriptional regulator, with product MIDPRRLRILRAVADHRTVTAAAAALYLTPSAVSQQLAALEQETGHALLTRSGRGVRLTAAGQILLGHAHEVLAQLERAEAELAAYAGGSAGEVTVAAFATGIAEVLAPAITRLAADHPGIRLRVRDAEGDQSLLLLLDGEADLALAVEYRGAPGADDGRLSVLPLYAEPFDAVLPAGHPLGDLPEVSLADLSDADWVGQYPGNPCHDVMLLACELAGFQPRLVHSSDDFRAVVALVGAGAGVALVPRSALRGMDLKEVRVRPVSGPAPTRRVFAATRRGAEAHPLIAPVLAALTREADRLPEH
- a CDS encoding glycine C-acetyltransferase encodes the protein MFETVRADLRTTLDEIRAAGLHKPERVIGTPQNAAVAVTSGGAAGEVLNFCANNYLGLADHPEVVTAAKEALDRWGYGMASVRFICGTQEVHKELEARLSAFLGQEDTILYSSCFDANGGVFETILGPEDAVISDALNHASIIDGIRLSKARRFRYANRDMAELETRLKEATEGGARRKLIVTDGVFSMDGYVAPLAGICDLAERYDAMVMVDDSHAVGFVGPGGRGTPELHGVMDRVDIITGTLGKALGGASGGYVAARAEIVELLRQRSRPYLFSNSLAPVIAAASLKVLDLLESADDLRERLAANTALFRTKMTEAGFEILPGDHAIAPVMIGDAAEAAKMAELLLERGVYVIGFSYPVVPMGAARIRVQLSAAHSTADVERAIAAFIDARAALTGAEN